One Lutra lutra chromosome 7, mLutLut1.2, whole genome shotgun sequence DNA window includes the following coding sequences:
- the LOC125104942 gene encoding olfactory receptor 4N2 — protein MENDNSTIVKEFILLGLTQSRDIQLLVFVLILIFYLIILPGNFLIILTIRSDPGLTAPLYFFLGNLAFLDASYSFIVAPRMLVDFVSEKKVISYRGCITQLFFLHFLGGGEGLLLVVMAFDCYIAICRPLHYSTVMNPRACYALLLALWLGGFIHSIMQVALILRLPFCGPNQLDNVFCDVPQVIKLACTDTFVVELLMVFNSGLMTLLCFLGLLASYAVILCRVRGSSSEGKSKAVSTCTTHIIVIFLMFGPGIFIYTRPFRAFPADKVVSLFHTVIFPLLNPVIYTLRNQEVKASMRRLFNQHIA, from the coding sequence ATGGAAAATGACAACAGCACAATAGTGAAAGAATTCATCCTTCTTGGTCTGACACAGTCTCGAGATATTCAGCTCCTGGTCTTTgtgctaattttaattttctatctcATCATCCTTCCTGGAAATTTCCTCATCATCCTCACCATCAGATCAGACCCTGGGCTCACAGCTCCCCTCTACTTCTTTCTGGGTAACTTGGCCTTCCTGGATGCATCCTATTCCTTCATTGTAGCTCCTAGGATGCTGGTGGACTTTGTTTCTGAGAAAAAAGTAATCTCCTACAGGGGTTGCATCACTCAGCTCTTTTTCTTGCACTTCcttggaggaggggaaggattACTCCTTGTTGTGATGGCCTTTGACTGCTACATTGCTATCTGTCGGCCTTTACACTATTCAACTGTCATGAACCCTAGAGCCTGCTATGCCTTGCTGTTGGCTCTGTGGCTTGGAGGCTTCATCCACTCCATTATGCAGGTGGCCCTCATCCTCCGCTTGCCCTTCTGTGGCCCAAACCAACTGGATAACGTCTTCTGTGATGTGCCACAAGTCATCAAGCTGGCCTGCACAGACACTTTTGTGGTGGAACTTCTGATGGTCTTCAACAGTGGTCTGATGACCCTCCTCTGCTTCCTGGGCCTTCTGGCCTCCTATGCAGTCATCCTTTGCCGTGTACGTGGGTCTTCTTCTGAGGGGAAGAGCAAGGCCGTTTCCACATGCACCACCCatattattgttatatttctCATGTTTGGGCCTGGCATCTTCATCTATACTCGCCCCTTCAGAGCCTTCCCAGCTGACAAGGTGGTTTCTCTTTTTCACACAGTGATCTTTCCTTTGTTGAATCCTGTGATTTATACCCTTCGCAACCAGGAAGTAAAAGCTTCTATGAGGAGGCTGTTTAATCAGCACATAGCctaa